One genomic window of Entelurus aequoreus isolate RoL-2023_Sb linkage group LG07, RoL_Eaeq_v1.1, whole genome shotgun sequence includes the following:
- the LOC133653505 gene encoding forkhead box protein P1-B-like, whose amino-acid sequence MHESGSEPTSQAIRAVRTQNGKNVENESRLRSGQTPPPESPRVPALSSMMTPPAEAPQQLQQTPQQQVLSPQQIQALFQQQKALMLHQQQIQEVFKNQQEQLNMQLLQQKNAGIVSQELTAQQIAIQQQLLQVQQQHLLNLQRQGLLSVLPTSAAAGCENGSSASTGGDTRESSNQQSTTNGHHTLLKRKESGSLDENAQSSHPLYGNGMCKWPGCETVFGDFQAFLKHLNSEHTLDDKSTAQCRVQMQVVQQLELQLKKDKERLQAMMAHLKSSEPKTAAQPVNLVPNVSFSQTTLSKGPPMTVSQSATAPSTPLMPLSDSPSVLTPNSVFTGTPVRRRYSRSVSQDIVDNKEFYLSTEVRPPFTYASLIRQAIYESPRNQLTLNEIYNWFTRNFAYFRRNAATWKNAVRHNLSLHKCFVRLENVKGAVWTVDEIEFHRRRPQKAAVNGSLLKNRQSLAGSMSQAGSLDSNSFYHPGAMGSIPLHSLPHILQEQMNGALANGSGYQSDSSATQSPPQAYIKEEQEDEEICENYPYESESTDEHGHSPETNRDEDNGSPERLRLDRVPSL is encoded by the exons ATGCACGAGTCTGGGTCAGAACCAACGAGCCAAGCCATTCGAGCCGTTAGGACACAGAACGGGAAAaatgttgaaaatgagagtcgactgAGGAGCGGCCAGACTCCTCCACCAGAGTCACCCAGG GTCCCGGCATTGTCATCAATGATGACCCCGCCAGCAGAGGCTCCTCAGCAGCTGCAGCAGACGCCGCAGCAGCAGGTTCTCAGTCCTCAACAGATCCAAGCCCTGTTCCAGCAGCAGAAGGCCCTCATGTTACACCAG CAGCAAATCCAGGAGGTCTTCAAGAACCAGCAAGAACAACTAAATATGCAGCTTCTCCAACAGAAGAATGCTGGCATAGTTAGCCAGGAG CTGACAGCACAGCAGATCGCCATCCAGCAGCAGCTCCTTCAAGTGCAGCAACAACATCTGCTCAACCTGCAGAGGCAGGGCCTGCTCTCTGTGCTCCCCACCAGCGCCGCTGCCG GCTGCGAGAACGGCAGCAGTGCGTCCACGGGCGGTGACACCAGAGAGTCGTCCAATCAACAGTCCACGACTAACGGCCATCACACTCTCCTGAAGAGGAAGGAAAG TGGCTCGCTGGATGAAAACGCACAGAGTAGCCATCCTCTCTACGGGAACGGCATGTGCAAATGGCCCGGCTGCGAGACCGTCTTTGGAGACTTTCAGGCATTTCTCAA GCATTTGAACAGTGAGCACACACTTGATGACAAGAGCACTGCGCAGTGTCGCGTGCAAATGCAAGTTGTTCAGCAGCTGGAACTACAG TTAAAGAAGGACAAAGAGCGACTCCAAGCAATGATGGCTCACCTAAAGTCATCCGAGCCCAAAACTGCAGCTCAGCCC GTGAATCTGGTGCCAAATGTGTCCTTCTCCCAGACGACGCTGTCCAAAGGCCCCCCTATGACCGTGTCCCAAAGCGCCACGGCACCATCCACACCCCTGATGCCACTGTCCGACTCCCCCTCGGTCCTGACTCCCAATAGCGTCTTCACCGGGACCCCTGTACGCAGGCGGTACAGTCGCTCCGTCAGCCAAG ATATTGTTGATAATAAGGAGTTTTACCTGAGCACAGAGGTCAGACCTCCATTTACGTATGCGTCTCTCATACGACAG GCAATATATGAATCACCTCGTAACCAGCTGACTTTGAATGAAATCTACAACTGGTTCACAAGAAACTTTGCTTATTTCAGACGCAACGCAGCAACGTGGAAG AACGCTGTGAGACACAACCTGAGCCTCCATAAGTGCTTTGTCCGCCTGGAGAATGTGAAGGGAGCCGTGTGGACGGTCGACGAGATCGAGTTCCACAGAAGAAGGCCCCAGAAGGCTGCCGTTAATGG ATCTCTACTGAAAAACCGGCAAAGTTTAGCTGGGTCCATGTCTCAG GCTGGAAGTCTAGACAGCAACTCTTTCTACCACCCGGGTGCGATGGGCAGCATTCCGTTACATTCTCTGCCACATATCCTTCAAGAGCAGATGAACGGCGCCCTCGCCAATGGGTCCGGATACCAAAGCGACAGCAGTGCGACACAGTCGCCTCCACAAGCTTA catcaaAGAGGAGCAGGAGGACGAGGAGATTTGCGAAAATTACCCTTACGAGTCCGAAAGCACCGACGAGCACGGCCACAGCCCCGAGACGAACCGCGATGAAGACAACGGCAGTCCGGAGAGGCTCCGCCTGGACCGCGTGCCCTCGCTCTGA